From Zingiber officinale cultivar Zhangliang chromosome 5B, Zo_v1.1, whole genome shotgun sequence, the proteins below share one genomic window:
- the LOC121984673 gene encoding probable trehalose-phosphate phosphatase F, producing the protein MDLKSSHSSPVLTDPAPLSKSRLGLPSNMAPYSPAASPYSSSGLYLTIPRIINGKLEDVRANSWLDAMIASSPPRKKLNKDLISVTQLDDHDAAYQTWMMSYPSALNSFHLITSLAKCKTIALFLDYDGTLSPIVDNPDHAFMSSSMRAAVNEAANYFPTAIISGRSRNKVHEFVRLSDLYYAGSHGMDIMGPVRVSKSVENYCIQTTDSQGKEVHLFQPASEFLPMINEVYESLIEITNDIIGVKVENNKFCVSVHYRNVDKKMWDEVGVRVFGLLKCFSRLHVTHGRKVLEVRPVIDWNKGKAVEFLLESLGLSQRDDVLPIYVGDDRTDEDAFKVLRESNCGFGILVSNVSKETNALYSLRDPSEVQEFLKSLVRWKKSTELQTEAIATK; encoded by the exons ATGGATTTGAAGTCAAGCCATAGTTCACCTGTTCTCACGGATCCTGCACCTTTGAGCAAGTCAAGATTGGGATTGCCCTCTAACATGGCACCATATTCTCCAGCAGCATCACCATACTCGTCTTCTGGGTTGTATCTAACAATTCCCAGAATCATAAATGGTAAACTTGAAGATGTCCGTGCTAATAGTTGGCTAGATGCCATGATAGCATCATCACCTCCTCGCAAAAAGCTAAACAAGGATTTGATTTCTGTGACTCAATTAGATGACCACGATGCTGCTTATCAAACTTGGATG ATGAGTTATCCATCTGCTCTAAATTCCTTTCACTTAATCACAAGTTTAGCTAAATGCAAGACAATAGCATTGTTTTTGGACTATGATGGCACTCTTTCACCAATTGTGGATAATCCTGATCATGCATTTATGTCAAGTTCT ATGCGTGCTGCTGTAAACGAAGCTGCCAATTATTTCCCAACAGCAATTATTAGTGGAAGGTCTCGTAATAAG GTGCATGAATTTGTTAGGCTATCCGATTTGTACTATGCTGGTAGTCATGGTATGGACATAATGGGGCCAGTCAGAGTATCCAAGTCCGTTGAGAATTACTGCATCCAGACAACTGATAGTCAG GGCAAAGAAGTACATCTTTTCCAACCTGCCAGTGAGTTTCTACCAATGATCAATGAG GTGTATGAATCTCTCATTGAGATCACTAACGACATCATCGGTGTCAAAGTAGAGAATAACAAGTTTTGTGTCTCTGTACATTACCGCAATGTTGATAAAAAG ATGTGGGATGAAGTTGGAGTTCGTGTATTTGGTCTGTTAAAGTGTTTTTCACGTTTGCACGTCACCCATGGGCGGAAG GTTTTAGAGGTCCGTCCCGTGATTGACTGGAACAAGGGTAAAGCTGTTGAATTTCTGCTTGAATCGCTGGGGCTTAGCCAACGCGATGATGTACTCCCGATTTATGTTGGTGATGATCGTACTGATGAAGATGCGTTCAAG GTCTTGAGAGAGAGTAACTGCGGGTTTGGCATCTTGGTATCGAATGTGTCAAAAGAAACTAATGCCTTGTACTCTCTGAGAGACCCATCTGAG GTACAAGAATTTCTCAAGTCCCTTGTGAGATGGAAGAAGTCCACAGAATTACAAACTGAAGCAATTGCTACTAAATAG